The window GCCTCCATCCCGAGACCGAGAAGGCCGTGACATTTCGCTGGCAGGGATAATCCCCCGGGGTTTTTTATTGGTAACACGACGTTCACCCGCTTACGCTCCAGCGGGTGATTGATCGTTATTCATTGCCCGAGATGCGCTCGCTGTGGACCGAGCAGCGCAAACTCGAAATCTGGCTCGAAATCGAGACCCTCGCCTGCGAGGCGATGGCCGACCTCGGAGAAATCCCCAAGGAGGATGCCGTCACGATTCGCTCCAAGGCCACTTTTAACATTGAGAAGGTCCGCGAAATCGAAAAACGCACGAACCACGACGTCATCGCCTTCCTCGAGGAAGTGGCGACGCACGTGGGCCCCGCCGCCCGCTGGGTGCACCAAGGGCTGACCTCCTCCGACCTGCTCGACACAACGCTGGCCGTGCAGATGAACTCCGCCTGCGAGATCCTGGAGAAAGACCTCCTCTCGCTGCGCGAGGCCATCGCCAAGCGCGCCATCGAGCACAAGTTTACCCCGATGATCGGGCGGAGCCATGGCATCCACGCCGAGCCGATCACCTTCGGCCTCAAGATGGCCCTCATGTATGATGAGTTTGGCCGTGCCATCGACCGCCTGCGCGAGATGCGCGAGCGCGTCCGTGTCGGCAAGATCAGCGGCGCCGTCGGCACCCACGCCCACCTCGACCCACGCGTCGAGAAGCATGTCTGCGAGAAGCTCGGCCTGAAGGCCTCCCCGCTCTCGACCCAGATCATCCAGCGCGATCGCCACGCTGAGTTCATGACTGTGCTGGCCCTCATCGCCAGCTCCATCGACCGCTGGGCCACGGAGTTCCGCCACCTCCAGCGCACGGAAGTGCTCGAGGTTGAGGAATACTTCGCCGCCGGTCAGAAAGGCAGTTCCGCCATGCCGCACAAGCGCAACCCGATCACCGGTGAGCGCCTCAGCGGCCTCGCCCGCGTCATTCGCGGCAATGCCATGACGGCCCTTGAGAACGTCGCCCTCTGGCACGAGCGCGACATCAGCCATAGTTCCGCCGAGCGCATCATCCTGCCCGACTCCTGCACGCTCATGGATTACATGCTCGTCCTCCTGCGCAAGCTCGTCGACGGCCTCCAGGTTTATCCGGAGAACATGCAGCGCAACATGGACATCACCCGCGGCCTCTATGCCAGCCAGTCCGCGCTCCTCATGCTCACCGCCCGCGGCCTCGAGCGTAAGGACGCCTACGAAGCCGTGCAGCGCGCTGCCATGAAGACCTGGAAGGAAGGCGGTAACTTCGCCGACAACCTCGCCCAGGAGCCCACAGTTTCCCAGCACCTCGGCCCCGACGAAATCGCGCACGCCTGTGCTCCCGAGCGGCATTTCCGCTTCGTGGAGGACAAATTCCGCGCCGTCGGCATCGAGGGCTAGTTGCACGAAACAAATCTGCTGCTATCGAATCCTATGCGTAAATGTCTCCTCGCCGTGGCCATGGCCGCCCTCGCGCTCTCCGGCTGCAAGAAATCCGCTCCGGCCCCCGCGCCCGAGCCCACTCCGGCCCCTACCGCGACTCCGGCTCCCACCCCCGAGCCCACGCCCACTCCGGTCGTGATCGACAAAACCGCCCGCGTCATCGTGCTGTGCTACCATCGCTTCGACCAGAAGCCGAAGGACAGCCTCTCGATCTCGCCGCAGGACTTTGAGGCGCAGATGCAGGCTCTCAAGGACCAGGGCATCGAAGTCATCCCGATGGAAGACTTCCTCGCCTGGCGCCGCGGAGAAAAGAACATCCCGTCCAAGGCTGCCGTCGTCACCATCGATGACGGCTACCTCTCGGGCTACACCACCGCGTGGCCGATCCTGAGGAAGTTCAACTACCCCTTCACCATGTTCATCTATACGGACTACGTGAAGGGCGGCCCCAAGTCCGGCGGCCAGTCCATGACTTGGGAACAGCTCGCCGAAATGCGCGACGCCGGAGTCGACATCGGCAGCCACACGGTCTCTCACACTGCCCTCACCGGCAAAAAAGGCCGCACGCCCGAGCAGTACGAGGCCTGGGTGAAGGATGAACTTGAACGCTCCAAGCAGATCCTCGAGCAAAAACTCGGCATCCAGATCAAGACGCTCGCGTATCCGTACGGCATGCACAATGAGCTCGTGCGCAAGATCGCCACGGACGCAGGTTATGAAGCTGCCTTCACCGTATACGGTCAGCACCTGGGCTTCGGAGGCGACCCCGTCATGCAGGGTCGCTATGCCATCGAGTCGACCAAGCCGGATGTGTTCCAGAAGGCCATCGCCTTCAGTGCGGGTGCAGCCGCTCCCGCCGGAGTGGAAGGCATCACCGCGATCCCGGCCAGCGCCGCCATGGTGACCATTCCTGCCGAGGGAGAGACCATCTCCACCGCCGAGCCGGAGATCAAGGCCAACCTCGCCGCCCTTGGCAAGGTCGATCCGAAATCGGTCGTCATGCGCGTCAGCGGCCTCGGCGCCGTCCCGGCCACCTACGATCCAGCCACCAAGACGGTCTCGTACAAGATGCAGCAGAAGATCCGCTCCAGCGAAGTCACCGTCATCATTTCGGCCACTGCCGACGGTCGCAAGATCGAGACTCGCTGGACCTTCAAATACGACCCGACCGCCGCCCCGGCTCCTCAGAGCTAAGAGCGGTCACTGGTTCCAATCACGCAAAAAGCCGGAGTTCAGAGAACTCCGGCTTTTTTGTGCCCTGAAATGGACTCTGGATTCTATTGGGGGTCTATTTTTGTCCTTTGAAACAAATGCCTGCGCACCACTTGCCGCGGGTGACAATGCGGGGTTTGGAAAGTCCCTTCGCCTCAAAGGCCGCCACGACCTCTTCCGCCTGCTTGCGCAGCACGCCGGAAAAAATCAGCACACCTTTGCGCTTCAGCGCCCGCACAATACGCGGCGCAACGGAAATAAGCACTTCGCTAAAGAGGTTGGCCATCACGAGGTCATATTGCCCGCGCTCGTCGAATTCCAAGGCGTCGCCTTGGGCCGATTTCACGCGGCGGCAACCATTGACCTTTGCGTTCTGACGTGTGATACGCACCGCCGCAGGATCGTAGTCGATCGCACTGACTGCTCCCGCCCCCAGCGCCTCGGCGGCCACGGCAAGAATTCCGCTCCCCGCACCCAGATCGAGCGCGGTAAAATCCTCCGGCAGTTCCTCCGCCACGTCCGCCAGGAAGCGCAGGCAGGTCGCCGTCGTCGCGTGCTCGCCGGTGCCAAAGGCCATGCCGGCCGGGATCAGGATGCCCGGCGGCTTGCGACCCGAGTCCTTCCATTCCCGCCAGGACACCTCGTCCGAATACACCTTGAGCTTGCCCCGGATCGCCAGCGGCGCCCGCGGAGCGGACGGCGTGCCGCTAAATGCCTCTGGCGCCACCTTGGCCGCACGTCCGCCGAAACTCTTCACCAGCCGCTTCGCTGTTGGCTCGTCGCAGTACACCTCGATCTTCAGCGCCCGCGAGTTCGGCCACGTCAACATCACGACCCGCTCGGGATCGAGGAACCGCAGGCGTTCCGTCCAGGCATCTTCCCACTTCTGCGAGCTGAGGCGGGTCCATCGGTGGAGGTTCTTGATCACGCGTGGTACCTTGAGCACAATTCCCTCATCGTGAAACGCGCAAAATTGATCATCGCTGCCAGCGAATCCAATGCCGACATCCTGTATGCCACCCGATTCCGCGCGCCCGATGCATTCGTGCTGCTGGAGGCCGATGGCAGAAAAACGCTCCTCCTGAGCGACCTCGAGATCGACCGCGGCCGCCGCGACGCGAAGGTCGACGAGGTGCTTTCCTACTCGGCACTGGAGAAGGAGATACAGGGCAAAAAGAAAATCCGCCCATCCATCGCGCAGGTCGTCGCGCGTTTCCTCAAGTCCCGTCGCATCACCCGCGTCGAGGTGCCGGCTGACTTTCCCCATCTCATCGCAACCAATCTTCAAAAGGAGGGCATCAAGACCGTTCCGGCCTCGTCGACGCTCTGGCCGGAGCGCGTCATCAAGACGCCCGACGAAATCAAGGCTCTCACCGCGGCCAATCGTATCGCCGAGGCGGGACTCGCGCGTGCCGAGGAAATCCTCAAGGCCTCGGAAATCCGCAAAGATCACAAGCTCCTCTGGGGCGGAAAAGTCCTTACCTCCGAAATCCTGCGCACCGAGATGGAGATCGCCGTCATTCGCGCCGGAGGCGAGGCTCGGGGCGATACCATCGTGGCCTGCGGCGACGCGGCCTGCGACCCGCACGAGCGCGGGCATGGCCCGTTGCTCGCCCATCAGCTCATCATTCTGGACATCTTTCCGCGGGCCGCTGGATCAGGATACTATGGCGACATCACCCGCACTGTCTTGCGCGGCCGGGCCAGCGATGCTCAGCTCAGGATCTGGGAAACCTGCCTCGCCGCGCAGAAGTTCGCGCTCAAGGCCATCCGCCCCGGCGTCGCAGGCATTGAGATTCATAACGGCATCAAGACCTACTTCGCCGAGCAGGGCTACCCGACTGAGGTTCGCGACGGGCGCTGGCATGGTTTTTTCCACGGCACCGGCCACGGCCTGGGCTTGGAAATCCACGAGGAGCCGCGCTTCGCCGCCGCCACCTTCCAGCCCGGACAGGTCTTCACCGTGGAGCCCGGCATTTACTGGCCCGGCATCGGCGGCGTCCGCCACGAGGACGTGGTCGTCGTCACAGAAACCGGCTGCAAGCTCCTGACGAAATACCCGAAACCGTTCGAGATTGCGTAGTCACGCCATCGGCCAAAGCCATTGAAGCCTGCCCCCGATCCGCCCATTGGGGAGCGACGGATTTGATGAACGTCCGGTTTCGGTTGATTGTCTGAAGAACCGAGATAACTTTCCGACCGCTATGATACTCTGGATATTACTTATTGGTGTACCGATCCTGCTCGGCCTCTGGGCTCAGATGCGGGTCAAAGGCGCATTCAATCGTTGGAGCCAGGTAGCCGCCTCGTCGGGCGTTACCGGCGCCCAGGCGGCGCGGGAAATCCTGCGCGCGGCCAACATCAACGATGTCGAAGTCCTCGAGATCAACGACATGCTCGGTGATCACTATGACCCGACGCACAAGCGCCTTTGCCTGTCCACGGACGTGTACAATACCCCGTCAGTCGCCGCCCTCGGCATCGCCGCCCACGAATGCGGTCACGCCATCCAGGACGCGAAACGTTACGCCCCGCTCCATTGGCGTATGGCCATCGTGCCGCTCACCATGGTGGTTTCAAACATCCTGCCTATCATCATCCTGGCAGGTCTGTTTGTCCCCGCCCTCGGCATGAAGGTCATCATGATCGCTGCGGTCTGCTATGCGGTGCTCGCACTCTTCCAGCTCATCACCCTGCCGGTGGAGTTTGACGCTTCGCGCCGAGCCAAGGTGATCCTGCAGCAAATGGGCATGATCAGCCCCGGCACGGAGGCCGGGGGTGTCAACAAAGTGCTCGATGCCGCCGCGCTCACCTATGTCGCTGCGTTCGTCGCGGTACTCGGCCAGCTTCTGTATTACGTCCTCATCCTGACCGGCAACCGTGGCGAGGAACGCTAAAAGCGCCACGCCGGTCGCCCTGACCATCGCCGGTTCCGACAACAGCGCCGGAGCCGGCATTCAGGCCGATCTCAAGTCGTTCTCCCACTTCGGCGTCTATGGCCTTACCGCCATCACCTGCGTGGTGGCGGAGATCCCGGGCAAAGTCACAGCGATCCAGCCAATCAAACCCGAGATCGTCGGCGAGCAGATCGCCCTGAGCCTGGAGGCGTTCCCGGTCGGCGCAGTCAAGACAGGCATGCTTTACTCGACGGCCATCATTGAGGAGGTGGCCTCGAATCTCGATCTTTACGAGGGCGAAATCGTCGTCGACCCGGTCATGGTCGCAACGAGCGGCGATCCGCTGCTGAAGAAATCGGCTATCGCCGCCTACGAATCGCTCCTCCTGGGTCGTGCCACCTTGGTCACCCCAAACCTCGACGAACTCGCCATGCTCTCCGGACGCGAGACCAATTCGCTCGACAAAATGAAGGATGCTGGCCGTGCGCTAGTCGAACGCTACGGCACCGCCTTTCTCTTGAAAGGCGGCCACCTGCGCGGACGCACCGCCATCGACTTCCTCGCCACGGAGGACGGATTCGAGGAATTCGCCGCACCCTTCGTACCCAACGTAGAAACCCACGGCACCGGCTGTACATATTCCTCCGCCATCGCCGCCAACCTGGCCAAAGGCCTCTCGCTTTCCAAAGCGGTCGCTGCAGCCAAGGAATACATCACCGCAGCCATCCGCCAGTCCCACCGCTGGGACGGCGTGACCGCGCTACGGCATTTTCCAAGGTAGCCACTTCGCGCTTGCAGCCCTCCAATGGAGGGACTGTGACGATTTCACCTACACCAGGGGAAGGTGGACGAGAGCCCACCCGGCGGGGACTCGATGTCCTACCCCTTGTAGAACGTCGCGATCGCGTCGACGACTTCCTTGATCTCCTCGGGGCGAAGCTCCGCGAAAATCGGCAGGGCGATCGTCTCGCGCGCCGCCGCCTCGGCATGAGGCAGACTGCCTTCCTGGTAGCCGAGGTAGGCAAAGCACTCCTGAAGATGCAGTGGGACGGGGTAATATACCGCGCAGCCGATCTTGTTTGCCTGGAGATGAGCCATCAGTTCGTCGCGGCGATGAGCGCGCAGGACGTACTGGTGATAGATGTGGTGATTCTCCACCGCGCGGCCATACCATGGCTCGGCCGGCAGTGTGACAAAGTCGAGCAGCCCGGCGGCGGTGAAGCCATCCCGGTAGTCGGTCGCATTGCCGCGACGCTCGGAGTTCCACTCATGCACGAGCGGCATCTTGGCCAGCAGGACGGCGGCCTGGAGGGCGTCGAGACGGAAATTGCCTCCCACCACGCGGTGGTAGTACCGCTGCTCCATGCCGTGATTGCGCACGAGGCGGAGCTTGTTGGC of the Terrimicrobium sacchariphilum genome contains:
- the thiD gene encoding bifunctional hydroxymethylpyrimidine kinase/phosphomethylpyrimidine kinase → MARNAKSATPVALTIAGSDNSAGAGIQADLKSFSHFGVYGLTAITCVVAEIPGKVTAIQPIKPEIVGEQIALSLEAFPVGAVKTGMLYSTAIIEEVASNLDLYEGEIVVDPVMVATSGDPLLKKSAIAAYESLLLGRATLVTPNLDELAMLSGRETNSLDKMKDAGRALVERYGTAFLLKGGHLRGRTAIDFLATEDGFEEFAAPFVPNVETHGTGCTYSSAIAANLAKGLSLSKAVAAAKEYITAAIRQSHRWDGVTALRHFPR
- the purB gene encoding adenylosuccinate lyase, whose translation is MIDRYSLPEMRSLWTEQRKLEIWLEIETLACEAMADLGEIPKEDAVTIRSKATFNIEKVREIEKRTNHDVIAFLEEVATHVGPAARWVHQGLTSSDLLDTTLAVQMNSACEILEKDLLSLREAIAKRAIEHKFTPMIGRSHGIHAEPITFGLKMALMYDEFGRAIDRLREMRERVRVGKISGAVGTHAHLDPRVEKHVCEKLGLKASPLSTQIIQRDRHAEFMTVLALIASSIDRWATEFRHLQRTEVLEVEEYFAAGQKGSSAMPHKRNPITGERLSGLARVIRGNAMTALENVALWHERDISHSSAERIILPDSCTLMDYMLVLLRKLVDGLQVYPENMQRNMDITRGLYASQSALLMLTARGLERKDAYEAVQRAAMKTWKEGGNFADNLAQEPTVSQHLGPDEIAHACAPERHFRFVEDKFRAVGIEG
- a CDS encoding 50S ribosomal protein L11 methyltransferase gives rise to the protein MLKVPRVIKNLHRWTRLSSQKWEDAWTERLRFLDPERVVMLTWPNSRALKIEVYCDEPTAKRLVKSFGGRAAKVAPEAFSGTPSAPRAPLAIRGKLKVYSDEVSWREWKDSGRKPPGILIPAGMAFGTGEHATTATCLRFLADVAEELPEDFTALDLGAGSGILAVAAEALGAGAVSAIDYDPAAVRITRQNAKVNGCRRVKSAQGDALEFDERGQYDLVMANLFSEVLISVAPRIVRALKRKGVLIFSGVLRKQAEEVVAAFEAKGLSKPRIVTRGKWCAGICFKGQK
- a CDS encoding M24 family metallopeptidase, which produces MKRAKLIIAASESNADILYATRFRAPDAFVLLEADGRKTLLLSDLEIDRGRRDAKVDEVLSYSALEKEIQGKKKIRPSIAQVVARFLKSRRITRVEVPADFPHLIATNLQKEGIKTVPASSTLWPERVIKTPDEIKALTAANRIAEAGLARAEEILKASEIRKDHKLLWGGKVLTSEILRTEMEIAVIRAGGEARGDTIVACGDAACDPHERGHGPLLAHQLIILDIFPRAAGSGYYGDITRTVLRGRASDAQLRIWETCLAAQKFALKAIRPGVAGIEIHNGIKTYFAEQGYPTEVRDGRWHGFFHGTGHGLGLEIHEEPRFAAATFQPGQVFTVEPGIYWPGIGGVRHEDVVVVTETGCKLLTKYPKPFEIA
- a CDS encoding polysaccharide deacetylase family protein, producing MRKCLLAVAMAALALSGCKKSAPAPAPEPTPAPTATPAPTPEPTPTPVVIDKTARVIVLCYHRFDQKPKDSLSISPQDFEAQMQALKDQGIEVIPMEDFLAWRRGEKNIPSKAAVVTIDDGYLSGYTTAWPILRKFNYPFTMFIYTDYVKGGPKSGGQSMTWEQLAEMRDAGVDIGSHTVSHTALTGKKGRTPEQYEAWVKDELERSKQILEQKLGIQIKTLAYPYGMHNELVRKIATDAGYEAAFTVYGQHLGFGGDPVMQGRYAIESTKPDVFQKAIAFSAGAAAPAGVEGITAIPASAAMVTIPAEGETISTAEPEIKANLAALGKVDPKSVVMRVSGLGAVPATYDPATKTVSYKMQQKIRSSEVTVIISATADGRKIETRWTFKYDPTAAPAPQS
- a CDS encoding zinc metallopeptidase, which gives rise to MILWILLIGVPILLGLWAQMRVKGAFNRWSQVAASSGVTGAQAAREILRAANINDVEVLEINDMLGDHYDPTHKRLCLSTDVYNTPSVAALGIAAHECGHAIQDAKRYAPLHWRMAIVPLTMVVSNILPIIILAGLFVPALGMKVIMIAAVCYAVLALFQLITLPVEFDASRRAKVILQQMGMISPGTEAGGVNKVLDAAALTYVAAFVAVLGQLLYYVLILTGNRGEER